From one Mytilus trossulus isolate FHL-02 chromosome 10, PNRI_Mtr1.1.1.hap1, whole genome shotgun sequence genomic stretch:
- the LOC134687603 gene encoding uncharacterized protein LOC134687603 isoform X1 has protein sequence MAEQASMEGQVTSSSEQADTETGSDNTAIGIPTGETQNEQIVSIPSSDPPIATKKPATPELSSKEKMVRELEKMKRADSLKEEWRTYEYKKLCRKNKDDLERQRLSKGVELNAGVNEAKQAIKKITDDEEFFALKKQRRHFREESALIRRKLEEKMGILIRRDNPELKQMVETFIFKPEDNSTIPEHILKVLSWSEIEDLKKAFDLFDMKSKGYINARDVKRIAKMLGFRATKVVFDEMISELAGPPKDRVTFINFLDFIVKSQGEGPDPYDEILQAFKIMDTEENGFLTLADLKQICEGVNLNFSNKIIQEMIEEADNTGDGKISLTEFTSIMCQTGRFKNCAPK, from the exons cATCCATGGAAGGACAAGTAACTTCTAGTAGTGAACAGGCAGACACAGAAACTGGAAGTGATAATACTGCTATAGGAATACCAACAGGCGAAACTCAAAATGAACAAATAGTATCTATTCCATCAAGTGATCCTCCAATAGCTACCAAAAAACCAGCAACACCAGAATTATCTTCAAAAGAAAAGATGGTTAGAGAATTAGAAAAAATGAAACGAGCAGACTCACTTAAGGAGGAATGGCGcacttatgaatataaaaagttatgcagaaaaaataaagatgatTTGGAGAGACAAAGACTTTCAAAAGGAGTAGAATTAAATGCTGGTGTAAATGAAGCTAAGCAGGCCATTAAGAAAATAACAGACGATGAAGAATTTTTCGCTCTGAAGAAGCAGCGGAGACATTTTAGAGAAGAATCAGCATTAATCAGAAGAAAACTTGAAGAGAAAATGGGAATTTTGATTCGGAGAGATAACCCAGAACTTAAACAAATGGTGGAAACATTCATATTCAAACCAGAAGATAATTCAACAATTCCTGAACATATATTAAAGGTTTTGTCGTGGTCAGAAATTGAAGATCTCAAAAAagcttttgatttatttgacaTGAAGAGCAAAGG ATATATAAATGCAAGAGATGTCAAAAGAATAGCAAAGATGCTTGGATTTAGAGCAACCAAAGTAGTGTTTGATGAAATGATAA GTGAATTAGCAGGTCCACCTAAAGACAGAGTGACATTTATAAACTTTCTAGATTTCATTGTAAAGAGTCAAGGAGAAGGTCCTGATCCATATGATGAAATACTTCAG GCTTTCAAAATAATGGACACAGAGGAAAATGGATTTCTGACTTTAGCTGAtcttaaacaaatatgtgagGGTGTAAActtaaacttttcaaataaaatcatacaagaaatGATTGAAGAGGCTGACAATACTGGAGATGGAAAGATTTCATTAACAGAATTTACCAGTATCATGTGCCAAACAGGACGTTTCAAAAATTGTGCtccaaaataa
- the LOC134687603 gene encoding uncharacterized protein LOC134687603 isoform X2, whose amino-acid sequence MEGQVTSSSEQADTETGSDNTAIGIPTGETQNEQIVSIPSSDPPIATKKPATPELSSKEKMVRELEKMKRADSLKEEWRTYEYKKLCRKNKDDLERQRLSKGVELNAGVNEAKQAIKKITDDEEFFALKKQRRHFREESALIRRKLEEKMGILIRRDNPELKQMVETFIFKPEDNSTIPEHILKVLSWSEIEDLKKAFDLFDMKSKGYINARDVKRIAKMLGFRATKVVFDEMISELAGPPKDRVTFINFLDFIVKSQGEGPDPYDEILQAFKIMDTEENGFLTLADLKQICEGVNLNFSNKIIQEMIEEADNTGDGKISLTEFTSIMCQTGRFKNCAPK is encoded by the exons ATGGAAGGACAAGTAACTTCTAGTAGTGAACAGGCAGACACAGAAACTGGAAGTGATAATACTGCTATAGGAATACCAACAGGCGAAACTCAAAATGAACAAATAGTATCTATTCCATCAAGTGATCCTCCAATAGCTACCAAAAAACCAGCAACACCAGAATTATCTTCAAAAGAAAAGATGGTTAGAGAATTAGAAAAAATGAAACGAGCAGACTCACTTAAGGAGGAATGGCGcacttatgaatataaaaagttatgcagaaaaaataaagatgatTTGGAGAGACAAAGACTTTCAAAAGGAGTAGAATTAAATGCTGGTGTAAATGAAGCTAAGCAGGCCATTAAGAAAATAACAGACGATGAAGAATTTTTCGCTCTGAAGAAGCAGCGGAGACATTTTAGAGAAGAATCAGCATTAATCAGAAGAAAACTTGAAGAGAAAATGGGAATTTTGATTCGGAGAGATAACCCAGAACTTAAACAAATGGTGGAAACATTCATATTCAAACCAGAAGATAATTCAACAATTCCTGAACATATATTAAAGGTTTTGTCGTGGTCAGAAATTGAAGATCTCAAAAAagcttttgatttatttgacaTGAAGAGCAAAGG ATATATAAATGCAAGAGATGTCAAAAGAATAGCAAAGATGCTTGGATTTAGAGCAACCAAAGTAGTGTTTGATGAAATGATAA GTGAATTAGCAGGTCCACCTAAAGACAGAGTGACATTTATAAACTTTCTAGATTTCATTGTAAAGAGTCAAGGAGAAGGTCCTGATCCATATGATGAAATACTTCAG GCTTTCAAAATAATGGACACAGAGGAAAATGGATTTCTGACTTTAGCTGAtcttaaacaaatatgtgagGGTGTAAActtaaacttttcaaataaaatcatacaagaaatGATTGAAGAGGCTGACAATACTGGAGATGGAAAGATTTCATTAACAGAATTTACCAGTATCATGTGCCAAACAGGACGTTTCAAAAATTGTGCtccaaaataa